The following are encoded together in the Chitinivibrio alkaliphilus ACht1 genome:
- a CDS encoding D-alanine--D-alanine ligase family protein, whose protein sequence is MKKHVTIAMGGPSQEREISLQTGLEILRNLDRERYIPAVVLIDEKRQFYFAETGDAITEEDLHTPKESSRFRGPYSPRGAVSVWNNCDICFNALHGEFGEDGVFQGYLETIGVAYTGSAVSASALGMHKGLAKKIFEASGIPTPPYTLYRNEPEKIPHIAARHGFPCFVKCPQSGSSKLMGIAHTKEELHGLLEEYSQYAPSVLVETYIEGEEFSCPVMETAEGVQALPPVYIKPTEGTYFDYDAKYKGKSEEIVPVPHAPELVELLERTARAVHISLECSVYSRTDMIVHGGTPFVLEVNTLPGFTPASLLPKSYLSQGNSYTQLLTEIIEESFRRNSRR, encoded by the coding sequence ATGAAAAAACATGTTACTATCGCCATGGGAGGCCCGTCGCAAGAGCGAGAGATATCCCTGCAAACAGGTCTTGAAATACTACGCAATCTTGATCGTGAACGATACATCCCTGCGGTTGTCCTTATCGACGAAAAAAGACAGTTCTACTTTGCCGAAACAGGTGATGCCATCACCGAGGAAGATCTCCACACCCCGAAAGAATCTTCTCGGTTCCGCGGCCCCTATTCACCACGTGGAGCTGTTTCAGTCTGGAATAACTGTGATATCTGTTTTAATGCCCTCCACGGAGAATTTGGAGAAGATGGAGTATTTCAAGGATATCTGGAAACTATTGGCGTTGCCTATACCGGAAGTGCAGTTAGCGCAAGTGCCCTGGGAATGCATAAGGGCTTAGCCAAGAAAATATTTGAAGCAAGCGGTATACCGACACCACCCTATACTCTCTATCGAAATGAGCCGGAAAAAATTCCTCATATCGCCGCACGACACGGGTTTCCCTGTTTTGTAAAATGCCCACAATCGGGCTCTTCCAAACTCATGGGAATTGCCCATACAAAAGAAGAGTTGCACGGTCTTCTCGAAGAGTACTCACAGTATGCCCCGTCGGTATTGGTAGAAACCTATATCGAAGGAGAAGAGTTTTCCTGTCCCGTCATGGAAACAGCAGAGGGTGTACAAGCCTTACCCCCGGTGTATATCAAACCCACGGAGGGAACATATTTTGATTATGATGCAAAATATAAGGGAAAATCCGAGGAGATTGTTCCCGTACCACATGCTCCTGAACTCGTGGAGCTTCTCGAGAGAACAGCGCGAGCGGTGCATATCAGCCTTGAATGTTCCGTCTACTCCCGTACTGACATGATAGTCCACGGCGGAACCCCCTTTGTCTTAGAGGTCAACACCCTTCCCGGCTTCACCCCGGCCTCACTTTTGCCAAAGTCGTATCTCTCACAGGGAAACAGCTATACGCAACTCCTTACGGAGATCATTGAAGAAAGTTTTCGAAGAAATTCGAGAAGATAG
- a CDS encoding glycine--tRNA ligase has protein sequence MPRAGREDDKMSKIISLAKRRGFIFQSSEIYGGLTSCWDYGPAGVELKRNVKNAWWRSVIAEREDVVGLDASILMHPKVWKSSGHLDGFSDPMADCLLTGNRFRTDHIEPQSGTVLTFTGAKDAKSGKESDREYKVLATHKAQFDKARKTAREYYKVKHGIEKAELLGETMEEVTNTTAFSPENGGLLSEVRNFNLLFRTFMGPVEDSSATVYLRPETAQGIFVNFVNVQRATRKKIPFGIGQVGKSFRNEITPGNYTFRTREFEQMELEFFVKPGTDEEWYSYWRDARYQWYINHGIAEENLTLRDHAEDELAHYAKACVDMEYKFPFGWSELEGVANRTDFDLKAHSEGSGKHLTYFDEQENTHYTPYVIEPSAGADRATLAFLCDAYREEGEGKGKRKLLSFHPAIAPYKVAVLPLVKRDGMPERAQALYTEFLQNGISAQMEANSSIGKRYARQDEIGTCWCITIDTDTLEQGTVTIRDRDTKEQVTIAESEALSWIREKLIAAKAL, from the coding sequence ATGCCAAGAGCCGGTCGTGAAGACGATAAAATGTCAAAGATAATCTCCCTGGCGAAACGACGGGGATTCATATTTCAATCCAGCGAGATATACGGTGGTCTTACCAGCTGTTGGGACTATGGTCCGGCAGGGGTAGAGCTCAAGCGCAATGTGAAAAATGCGTGGTGGCGGTCCGTTATCGCAGAGCGTGAAGATGTGGTTGGCTTGGACGCCTCCATACTCATGCATCCCAAGGTTTGGAAATCATCAGGACACCTTGACGGCTTTTCCGATCCCATGGCAGACTGTCTTCTCACGGGCAACCGCTTTCGAACAGACCACATAGAGCCGCAAAGCGGAACCGTCCTTACCTTTACCGGAGCCAAGGACGCAAAAAGCGGGAAAGAATCGGATCGGGAATACAAAGTACTGGCCACTCATAAGGCACAATTTGATAAGGCACGAAAAACTGCGCGCGAGTACTACAAGGTAAAACATGGCATTGAAAAAGCTGAGCTTCTCGGCGAAACCATGGAAGAGGTAACAAATACAACCGCCTTTAGCCCGGAAAATGGTGGCCTTTTGTCAGAAGTACGAAACTTCAACCTCCTTTTTCGAACCTTCATGGGCCCCGTAGAAGACAGTTCTGCCACGGTGTATCTTCGCCCCGAAACAGCCCAAGGTATTTTTGTAAATTTTGTCAATGTTCAGCGCGCAACTCGCAAAAAAATCCCCTTCGGCATTGGACAAGTAGGAAAATCCTTCCGCAATGAAATTACTCCGGGAAATTATACCTTCCGTACACGGGAGTTTGAGCAAATGGAACTTGAGTTCTTTGTAAAACCCGGTACGGATGAAGAGTGGTATTCCTACTGGAGAGATGCTCGCTATCAATGGTATATAAACCACGGTATCGCAGAGGAAAACCTCACCCTCCGTGATCACGCTGAAGATGAACTGGCCCATTATGCAAAGGCCTGTGTCGATATGGAGTATAAATTCCCCTTTGGCTGGAGCGAATTGGAAGGTGTTGCCAATCGAACCGACTTCGATTTAAAAGCCCACAGTGAAGGAAGCGGGAAACATCTTACCTATTTTGACGAGCAAGAAAACACTCATTATACCCCCTATGTTATCGAACCCTCAGCGGGGGCAGACCGTGCAACCCTCGCCTTTCTCTGTGACGCCTACCGTGAAGAAGGAGAGGGTAAGGGAAAACGGAAGTTGCTTTCCTTTCACCCAGCCATCGCGCCGTACAAGGTGGCGGTGCTCCCCTTAGTAAAACGTGACGGCATGCCAGAACGTGCACAAGCCCTGTACACAGAGTTTTTACAAAATGGTATCTCCGCACAGATGGAAGCAAATTCTTCAATAGGAAAACGCTATGCACGGCAAGATGAAATTGGAACATGCTGGTGTATTACCATTGACACGGATACACTCGAACAGGGAACCGTGACAATTCGTGACCGTGATACAAAAGAGCAGGTTACCATTGCTGAGTCGGAGGCGCTTTCATGGATTCGGGAAAAATTGATCGCTGCAAAAGCTCTGTGA
- a CDS encoding sensor histidine kinase, with protein MSTLMKAHPILVADDDMTTQLLLQNALEEWGYSVIVRDNGIEALEIINSGAVSVALLDWDMPGYDGITVCRRLMKQKCESSVYRILLTAKEGSENISRGLEAGAHDYIIKPFDPIILQSRIRAGLRFYKLEKSLFDRNRALRKYAFEMERLAQERAEQLIHADRLTTIGMLTAGVAHEVNNPSTFISGNISILKELWPLIRRGLHGLREEVSPEDASRLDFAIEEIPPILSAMESGVNRIGKIVEGLKLYARKDSIEQTEFSLAALIHDSLALLQASLKNIALDLEVDDSLMVYGDYQKVEQVLVNLLVNAVDELHSLEGREQRIRIATEEDDKDVWVHVHDTGPGIAESVREKLFSPFFTTKEPGKGTGLGLSICAGIIEQHGGTIRASSSELGGALFSFSIPKHST; from the coding sequence ATGAGTACCCTTATGAAAGCACATCCGATTCTTGTTGCTGATGATGATATGACTACACAATTACTCCTGCAAAATGCATTGGAGGAGTGGGGCTACTCGGTTATTGTGCGGGATAATGGCATTGAGGCCTTAGAGATTATTAATAGCGGTGCTGTTTCTGTTGCCCTGTTAGATTGGGATATGCCTGGCTATGACGGTATTACCGTGTGTCGCCGTCTCATGAAACAGAAGTGTGAGTCCTCCGTATATCGTATTCTTCTTACGGCGAAGGAAGGGAGTGAAAACATTTCCCGGGGGCTTGAAGCGGGCGCACATGACTACATTATAAAACCCTTTGATCCAATTATTCTGCAATCGAGGATTCGAGCGGGATTACGCTTTTACAAATTAGAAAAATCTCTCTTTGATCGAAACCGTGCCTTACGCAAATATGCCTTTGAGATGGAGCGTCTGGCCCAAGAACGGGCGGAACAGCTGATTCACGCAGATCGTTTAACCACCATTGGAATGCTGACGGCGGGGGTGGCCCATGAAGTGAATAATCCAAGTACCTTCATCAGCGGGAATATCTCAATTCTGAAAGAGTTATGGCCACTCATACGGCGTGGGCTTCACGGACTTCGTGAAGAGGTTTCTCCTGAAGATGCTTCTCGCCTCGATTTTGCCATAGAGGAAATTCCCCCCATTCTCTCAGCCATGGAATCGGGGGTGAATCGTATTGGGAAAATCGTCGAGGGGTTAAAGCTCTATGCCAGAAAAGATTCCATTGAACAAACAGAATTCTCCTTAGCTGCGTTGATACATGATTCGCTCGCCTTGCTGCAGGCATCCTTAAAAAATATAGCCCTTGATCTAGAAGTGGATGACTCGCTTATGGTGTATGGAGATTACCAAAAGGTGGAGCAGGTTCTGGTGAATCTTCTCGTTAACGCCGTAGATGAGTTACACTCTCTGGAGGGCCGTGAGCAGCGTATTCGTATTGCTACAGAGGAGGATGACAAAGATGTATGGGTACATGTGCATGATACCGGACCGGGCATTGCAGAATCGGTGCGGGAAAAACTTTTTTCTCCTTTTTTTACCACCAAAGAGCCGGGAAAAGGGACCGGTTTAGGGTTGTCAATCTGCGCGGGAATTATAGAACAACATGGAGGAACAATTCGCGCTTCCTCCTCAGAGCTTGGTGGTGCTCTCTTTTCATTCTCAATACCGAAACATTCAACATAA
- a CDS encoding response regulator, whose translation MKYRILIVDDEKEIRDMLSRHFRLKGYSCSTAEGVDAAEGVLQSELVHIVISDIVMPGKSGTELMKLINEEYPMVKIIMITGYVSLENALTCMRRGADTCIFKPLGDLTELDEAVHRAGAWHSRWLEKLHILKDNRRGHE comes from the coding sequence ATGAAGTATCGTATTCTCATTGTCGATGATGAAAAAGAGATTCGTGATATGCTGTCTCGTCATTTCCGTCTAAAGGGGTATTCCTGTTCAACCGCAGAAGGGGTTGATGCTGCAGAGGGGGTACTTCAGTCTGAGTTGGTGCATATTGTCATATCAGACATTGTCATGCCGGGTAAATCTGGCACGGAGTTAATGAAGCTGATTAATGAAGAGTATCCCATGGTAAAGATTATTATGATAACGGGCTATGTTTCCTTAGAAAACGCTTTAACCTGCATGCGCCGCGGAGCAGACACCTGCATTTTTAAGCCGTTGGGAGATCTAACAGAGCTGGATGAGGCCGTGCATCGTGCGGGGGCCTGGCATAGTCGGTGGCTTGAAAAGCTGCATATACTAAAAGACAATAGGAGGGGGCATGAGTAA